In Cucurbita pepo subsp. pepo cultivar mu-cu-16 chromosome LG10, ASM280686v2, whole genome shotgun sequence, the DNA window ATGCccaaaaatggtgaaaatggTACGGAACATATGGAAGAATCGGGATAAGTAGTAGATGTACGACCAGAAGAACACCCGCCCAGACGGCCGAGTGCCTAAGGGGAAACAGAGGAGCCACTGGAAGGGGGTTTTCGATCGCCGCCAGAACCATCGGGTGTCGCGGATCTCGGCGACGGAGGAGAGGAGGATGCCGGCGGAGATGAGGGTGGAGATTAGGGCCATGGAGAGGCAATGAATGGCTGGAATGGGGCCGAGCGGGACAGTGCGGTCGGGGCTAAGGAGGAGGCTGAGGAAGAGGTGGACGACGATGGCGAAGGCGATGTAAAAGGCTatggaagagaaaaggaaCGACCAAGTGGAACCCCATGAATGAGTGTGGCTCCATCGGAATCCGACGATGGAGGGGTGCTCCGACAGCCAGTAGACCAAGTCGTGGATCGACATGATACCGGCCTGAATCGCCGTCGACGTTGAGAGGAAACGATCAGACGGCGGAGGGCGGGAATTACGTCCAAGTCATGGAAAAGCCATAGAATGGCGAAATCGGAGCAAAATTGGAGAAGGGGGAACGGTAATTTGTGGACGATGTAGAAAATTTGGGCTGTTTTTTAGGGGAaatagactttttttttcttttctttttttataattattttaccttTCACCCGTGAtgtcatatttattattattatttattaaaataccatttgagtgtataaattaaaaggataaatgagataatttatgatcttattaatcaaatttacgtgattatttaaaaaaaaaaaaaaactattttaagcgttatttaatataaataatttaaaactacaAGCAGATCTCCgcccttattattattattattattattttccaaataCATTAATTACGAAATAGCCTAATTAATACTATCAACAGTTATATATAAACtccctttttcattatttttttaatttcctttaacCTTATAGTGTATAACAAATTTgattatatacttttaaaattttacttaatAAAAGGTTGATGGAGtgattaaaagaataaatattatgattaaattaaaattaattattcaaatatcgAATTTTGATGGCTTTGaattgattcaatttttttttattgatattaatattttatttcccTTAGTTGATGAATatcaatttttgaaaaagtcaGTGCATTCTATTAAgtattgaaaaaataagttatttggttaaataattaaatattaaaataatttaatacataaagttttttgttttggtaatacaactttcaaaatctccattttaatccctaaattttttttaaaaataataattttgatagattaatttattaaaataagggTCAAAACGCAGCGTTTTATCCCAATttataagagagagagaagatgtGATGGTGGAGTACAAGTGGATCAAACTCGATCGAACGGCCTAAATTATCCGTCGacttaagaaattaaataatgattttaaaatgaattaaaattacataaacaaAGCCCTTGAACTCTTcgtatcttcttcttcttcttcttcttcttcctccgaTTGTCCTCTCTTCTATGGTTTTCTGTAATTTCTAGGCCCGTTGCTCCTGATTTCACAGATTCCTTCCTTCACTAATATCGCCGATTTTCTTCCTCCTTGTTTTAGGAATCTGCTTTCCACCATTTCTGATTCCGTTCCTCTGAAGGTTTGTACACTTTCTTCCTCTCTATTTGCGTTgatttttctcttgtttttcttcaatctatgtgtttcctttgtttttttccctttttgcaTCGCTGTGTTGTTGGTGTCAATTCGGTTACACTTTGCGTGTTCGGTGTGGATTCCAAAATTGGGGGTTTCTTCTTGTCTGTCATTTTGCATGGTTTTGGATCACGATCCCctgatttgtttcttttatcgATTTTAATTAGCATCTGTTTTGCGATTGTAGTTAgtttttaatgcttttgactTTGATAGGATTGTACGAGGTTGTTGAATCT includes these proteins:
- the LOC111804017 gene encoding elongation of fatty acids protein 3-like, with product MSIHDLVYWLSEHPSIVGFRWSHTHSWGSTWSFLFSSIAFYIAFAIVVHLFLSLLLSPDRTVPLGPIPAIHCLSMALISTLISAGILLSSVAEIRDTRWFWRRSKTPFQWLLCFPLGTRPSGRVFFWSYIYYLSRFFHMFRTIFTIFGHRRLSFFQLFNHSISTFMSFLWLEFSQSFQVLAILSTSLVYAVVYGYRFWTAIGLRRACFPFVVNCQFVLLGCNLACHVGVLMLHFMKGGCNGIGAWVFNSVLNGAILLLFLNFYLKIHLGKTQDSVKIIKHHPCSSGNLEIQLKEKNH